The following proteins come from a genomic window of Malus sylvestris chromosome 4, drMalSylv7.2, whole genome shotgun sequence:
- the LOC126618739 gene encoding uncharacterized protein LOC126618739 yields MIAVFLPYAHEVIPRGYSEQRVLKEGMFEDLSLANKQLQFVLRFLMVCLLLNRLEMVQQLLNQLGVLVDEYKRTFQPWVMKRETVIGKKKCHQILTEVGLRNLFVPNMRENCGLQRMQSNQFLS; encoded by the exons ATGATAGCAGTG TTTCTTCCTTATGCACACGAGGTAATTCCACGAGGTTATTCTGAGCAGAGAGTACTCAAGGAGGGCATGTTTGAGGACCTGAGCTTGGCCAACAAGCAGCTTCAGTTTGTTTTGAGATTTTTAATGGTGTGCTTGCTCTTGAATCGGCTAGAGATGGTCCAGCAGCTGCTCAATCAGCTCGGAGTCTTGGTTGATGAGTACAAGAGGACCTTCCAG CCATGGGTAATGAAAAGGGAAACAGTTATTGGGAAAAAGAAATGCCACCAAATTTTGACAGAAGTGGGACTGAGAAATTTATTCGTGCCAA ATATGAGGGAAAACTGTGGGTTGCAAAGAATGCAAAGCAACCAGTTCCTCTCTTAA